In one Moritella sp. 5 genomic region, the following are encoded:
- a CDS encoding methyl-accepting chemotaxis protein — MNLKKQSYLLAGIILLALVAITVVGLWTLKASSSADNKSRVTEIFQTTYNFINDMEKMVASGEIEEAQAKQIAIQVLRNNIYKDNEYVYVADENLIFLAAPLDPQLHGTSFHDFKDSKGQSVGQILINSVNRQTSKIAEYTWTQRLADGSIEEKNSIAKKTVRWGWVVGTGIGENEVNARFWSSAKWQFTLCFIVASFILALLIMAIKRMIAIIGGEPQDVLFAIQSVADGKITTSFNDYVPKDSIYGAVQTMSMSLGELVQHLSKALNALSTELDGVDSRSKLISQLTDTQQQSTAMIATAMTEMASSANGVADSAQATAQNTLDADKQSVDTHNLINSTVNNIQGLAEQLNTASSAVSALDDDVHNITKILDVIGDIAGQTNLLALNAAIEAARAGEQGRGFAVVADEVRNLAGRTQDCTKQIQQMVTNLQTGSRNAISTMDICAETSASTVTESQHASEALAKIVTALEIISSMSHEIATAAAEQRVVGEDIAMQVNMIEESSCKLSSTVSSGEQSAETLVKLTDDLASWLNKFQVR, encoded by the coding sequence ATGAATCTGAAGAAACAATCTTATTTACTTGCTGGTATCATACTGTTAGCACTGGTCGCCATTACTGTAGTGGGGCTTTGGACGTTAAAAGCATCAAGCTCGGCAGATAATAAATCCCGTGTGACTGAAATATTTCAAACAACGTATAATTTCATTAACGATATGGAAAAAATGGTCGCGAGTGGCGAAATAGAAGAAGCCCAAGCCAAACAGATCGCGATTCAGGTACTGAGAAATAATATTTATAAAGACAATGAATACGTGTACGTCGCAGATGAAAACCTTATTTTCTTGGCTGCGCCACTTGACCCACAATTGCATGGCACTAGCTTTCATGATTTTAAAGACAGTAAGGGTCAGAGTGTCGGTCAGATATTAATAAATTCGGTGAATCGTCAAACGTCTAAAATAGCGGAATATACTTGGACGCAGCGATTGGCTGATGGTTCGATTGAGGAAAAAAATTCAATCGCGAAAAAAACAGTACGCTGGGGTTGGGTTGTTGGTACCGGTATTGGCGAAAATGAAGTGAATGCACGTTTTTGGTCTAGTGCTAAATGGCAGTTCACTTTATGCTTTATTGTTGCGAGTTTTATTTTAGCGCTGTTAATTATGGCGATAAAACGCATGATAGCGATCATAGGTGGTGAGCCTCAGGATGTGCTGTTTGCGATCCAGTCGGTTGCGGATGGTAAAATTACCACATCATTTAACGACTATGTACCAAAAGACAGCATTTACGGTGCGGTGCAAACCATGAGTATGTCACTGGGCGAACTGGTTCAACACCTGAGTAAAGCACTGAACGCGTTAAGTACAGAACTAGACGGTGTTGATTCTCGCTCTAAGTTGATTAGCCAATTGACGGACACGCAGCAGCAGTCTACTGCGATGATTGCGACAGCTATGACAGAAATGGCGTCGTCAGCCAATGGTGTTGCAGATTCTGCACAAGCAACGGCGCAGAATACCCTCGACGCTGATAAACAAAGTGTCGATACGCATAACTTAATTAATAGCACAGTAAATAATATCCAAGGGCTTGCAGAGCAGCTTAATACAGCCAGTTCTGCGGTGTCGGCATTAGATGATGATGTACATAACATCACTAAAATCTTAGATGTGATAGGTGATATTGCCGGACAAACTAATTTACTTGCGCTAAATGCTGCAATTGAAGCTGCGCGTGCGGGTGAACAAGGCCGTGGCTTTGCAGTGGTTGCCGATGAAGTGAGAAACCTAGCTGGGCGAACACAAGACTGCACTAAACAAATTCAACAAATGGTGACGAACCTGCAAACAGGTTCTCGTAATGCAATTTCAACCATGGATATTTGTGCTGAAACCAGCGCTAGCACAGTGACGGAGTCACAGCATGCATCCGAGGCCTTGGCTAAAATTGTGACAGCGCTAGAAATCATTTCATCAATGAGCCATGAAATCGCGACCGCAGCAGCAGAGCAAAGAGTGGTGGGCGAAGATATTGCGATGCAGGTGAATATGATTGAAGAAAGTAGCTGTAAACTATCAAGTACTGTTTCTAGTGGTGAGCAAAGCGCGGAAACATTAGTGAAACTAACGGATGATTTAGCCAGTTGGTTGAATAAATTCCAAGTGAGATAA
- a CDS encoding DUF2165 family protein gives MMNFALIHRMSKVVLSMSISLLCLLVGIANILNFNANYQFVQHALTINSMFDANAIEYRTVTNPTFHLISYVVIIIAELLAGTFGLIGGIVMAKNINKAGFSQGQIFFLFGGTVATALWYLGFAVNGGEWFSMWANQWNGQIKAYTFATFILVSMIYVLIPTPEEKECA, from the coding sequence ATGATGAATTTTGCCCTCATTCACCGAATGTCTAAAGTAGTTCTTAGTATGTCTATTAGTCTTTTATGCCTACTTGTCGGTATCGCTAATATACTTAATTTCAATGCTAACTATCAATTTGTACAGCATGCTTTGACGATAAATTCGATGTTTGACGCCAATGCCATTGAATATCGCACTGTGACTAATCCAACCTTTCACCTCATCAGCTATGTCGTTATTATTATTGCTGAGTTATTGGCCGGTACCTTTGGTTTAATCGGTGGCATCGTAATGGCTAAAAATATCAATAAAGCAGGCTTTTCGCAGGGGCAAATTTTCTTCTTATTCGGCGGCACAGTCGCGACTGCACTCTGGTACCTCGGCTTTGCAGTTAACGGTGGTGAATGGTTTTCGATGTGGGCAAATCAATGGAATGGTCAAATAAAAGCGTATACTTTTGCAACATTTATCCTTGTCTCGATGATTTATGTGTTAATTCCAACACCAGAAGAAAAAGAATGTGCTTAG